The Falco cherrug isolate bFalChe1 chromosome 15, bFalChe1.pri, whole genome shotgun sequence genome includes a region encoding these proteins:
- the FAAH2 gene encoding fatty-acid amide hydrolase 2, which produces MALSRAERCLALLLRLLSRACLALLGLVAAAPPRAVPPPRRPLLLLPARQLAARLRARQVTCVEVVEAYVERIREVNPLINAVVKDRFEEALQEARQVDKLLSEGPGDDYLEEKFPFLGVPITVKEAFSLHGMPNTSGLVSRRNVIATSDAMVVSRLKQAGAIPLGVTNCSELCMWYESSNRVYGRTNNPYDLQRIVGGSSGGEGGVLAAACSVIGVGSDIGGSIRMPAFFNGVFGHKPTTGVVPNDGQFPNAQGVRTSFLCTGPMCRYAEDLEPMLRVMAGPGVNKLKLDEEVSLEKIKFHCMDHDGGSIFVSPVDKEILQAQKKVVEHLESELGVEVQRVVIHKMKYSFQIWSAMMSSKDSDGQEAQLFTDLLGDHGKPVWPLWELMKWLVGMSSHTLPAIALGLTEKVMKLNPGGNAKLVSMGKSLQEEMEALLGPDGVLLYPSHPTVAPRHHSPICMPFNFAYTAIFNVLGLPVTQCPLGLSSEGLPLGIQLVAASYNDHLTLAVARYLEKAFGGWVLPGKV; this is translated from the exons ATGGCGCTGTCGCGCGCGGAGCGGTGCCTGGcgctgctgctgcggctgctCTCGCGCGCCTGCCTGGCGCTGCTGGGGCTCGTGGCGGCCGCGCCCCCGCGCGCcgtcccgccgccccgccgcccgctcctgctgctgccggcCCGGCAGCTGGCGGCGCGGCTCCGCGCCCGGCAG GTGACGTGCGTCGAGGTGGTTGAGGCGTACGTGGAGAGGATCAGGGAGGTCAATCCCCTCATCAACGCCGTCGTTAAGGACAG GTTTGAGGAGGCCCTGCAGGAGGCGCGGCAGGTAGACAAGCTGCTCTCGGAGGGCCCCGGCGACGACTACCTGGAGGAGAAGTTCCCCTTCCTAGGGGTTCCCATCACCGTCAAGGAGGCCTTTTCTCTGCACG GGATGCCCAACACATCTGGCTTGGTCAGCCGCCGCAATGTGATTGCCACCTCGGATGCCATGGTGGTGTCCCGGCTGAAGCAGGCTGGTGCCATCCCGCTGGGCGTAACCAACTGCAGCGAGCTGTGCATGTGGTACGAGTCCAGCAACAGGGTCTACGGCCGGACCAACAACCCCTATGACCTGCAGAGGATCGTGGGTGGCAGCTCAG GTGGGGAGGGCGGTGTCCTGGCAGCTGCATGCTCAGTCATAGGTGTGGGCTCTGACATCGGTGGCAGCATCCGGATGCCTGCTTTCTTCAACGGAGTCTTCGGCCATAAACCCACAACAG GCGTCGTGCCCAATGATGGTCAGTTCCCAAACGCTCAAGGGGTGCGGACCAGCTTCCTGTGCACAGGGCCCATGTGCCGCTATGCGGAGGACCTGGAGCCTATGCTGAGGGTCATGGCTGGTCCTGGAGTCAACAA GCTGAAGCTGGATGAAGAGGTATcactagaaaaaataaaatttcattgcATGGATCATGATGGTGGGTCCATTTTTGTGTCGCCTGTGGACAAGGAGATTTTGCAGGCCCAAAAGAAG GTGGTGGAGCACCTTGAAAGTGAGCTGGGGGTCGAAGTTCAGCGCGTGGTGATCCATAAGATGAAGTATTCTTTCCAGATCTGGTCAGCCATGATGTCATCCAAGGACAGCGATGGGCAG gAGGCACAGCTATTCACGGACCTGCTGGGGGATCACGGCAAGCCGGTGTGGCCGCTGTGGGAGCTGATGAAGTGGCTTGTGGGGATGTCCTCCCACACTCTGCCAGCTATCG CCTTGGGGCTGACAGAGAAGGTGATGAAACTCAACCCTGGTGGGAATGCCAAGCTGGTGAGCATGGGGAAGAGCCTGCAGGAAGAGATGGAGGCCCTGTTGGGGCCGGATGGGGTGCTTCTTtacccctcccaccccaccgTAGCTCCTAGGCACCACTCCCCCATATGCATGCCCTTCAACTTCGCCTACACAG CTATCTTCAACGTCCTGGGCTTGCCGGTGACACAGTGCCCGCTGGGCCTGAGCAGTGAGGGCCTGCCACTGGGCATCCAGCTAGTAGCAGCTTCCTACAATGACCACCTAACTCTGGCAGTAGCCCGGTATCTGGAGAAGGCCTTCGGAGGATGGGTTTTACCTGGGAAAGTTTAG